ATCCGCCAGAGCGCGTTCCAACATCGGTCGGGATAAAAGTGAGTGTTACATCGCAATGCGCACCGGGCGCTAACCACGCAGGTAGTGTCGACATCGAGAAATCACCAGAAATAACCGGGTTTGTTAATGGAATTGGAAATGGCAGAATGTTCGTTATTCGAACCACCAATTCGGAGCTTGCCGGTTCATCAATTGCAGAACCGGGATCGACTGGAACCTCACCAAAGTCCAGCGAGTCATTAACCGAGTTTCCGTTATTCGTGATATCTACCGGAGCCGAGGCGACTACGCTAAAGTTCGCATTACTGACATCGGAGAATCTGGACCCGTCGTCCATTCGTGAAACGCGAATCCGAACACTACTTGAGATTTGATCCGAGGTTGGTGTCCACGACCAAGTACCATTCGTTATCGGTATCGGTTGACTGTTTAAGTTGACCCAGTCGCCGCTCGGATAGTACGTATTGATACTAATAACGGCCGAGCCGGTGAGCCCATCGCAGGTCCAGTTTACATTCGTGGCAACACCTACTGGTGCCGTTTCCCCTCCGTTAGGACTTGACAAGGTGATAACTCCGGCATTTCCAGTCAAGGAAACCGAATACGGGCTATTCGGTGCATTGTGCGAAAACGAAAACGTTCCAGTTCGCGTTCCGGCAGCTGTCGGCGCAAAAGTTAGCGTAACATTGCTGTAGGCACCAGCCGCAATCGACGATGGAACAGATGACATCGCATAATCACCTGTGATCGACGGGTTCGTTATCGTTAGTGCGCTAGTTCCAGTATTGGAGAGACGAACTACCTGTTGATAGGTTTGCGAGAGACTCACCAATCCGAAATCAATCGGTGGAGTAATGGAGTAACCGTTGGAAGTAACAGACAACTGAGGTCCACCCGACTCGACAATACTGAAGTTCACATCACTGACATCGTTGAATGTTGTTTCATCGCCCCCTTTGGCAACACGGATTCGCGCATTGGTTGTGATTTGACCGGAAGAAGGTATCCAAGCGTATTGACCATTCAAGTTCCCGCGCGCTAATGATGTCCATGACCCGTTTGGATAATTTGTATTCAGGTATATCATCACATAACCGGATAGTCCCTGCGATGTCCAGGTAATGTTCGATGTGGATCCCGCTGCGACCGATACCCCGCCATTGTGTGAAGTGAGCGTCAAGACTCCTCCGGTGCCTGTCAACGACAACGAATAAGGACTCCCGTCGGCGTTGTGGGTAAACGACAACGTCCCGTTTCTCGTTCCGGGTGCCGATGGTTGGAAAGTGATGGTTATATCACGCATTTCGTTTGGCGCGAGCGAGGAGGGGAGCACCGTCATCGAAAAATCGCCGGTAATCGAGGGATTGGAAATCGTTAACGTATTACCACCGTTGTTTTGCAACCTAATCACGCGTTGCGACGTTTCCCCAATCGGATATACACCAAAATTCAAAGGAGGAGTTATTGTATTACCGTTATAAGTAACTCGTAACGATGGAGGAGTATAGAGCGATGAGACTTCGGACTCAGTCAACGCACGGTTATACAAACGGACATCGTCAATCTTGCCTGCGAACCGATCATATCCGTTATCGCTATAGCCGATTTGTAATCGCGCGGTATTCGAGAAACTCCCGAGAGCCGCAGTTTGGGAATGCGTTCCCGACAGAGCGCCGTCGATGTAGAGCTTGACTTGCGCGCCGTCGTATGTCGCGACGACAAAGTGCCAGCTCCCATTGGTAGGAATCGTTCCGGTGCTGTTATGTTGGAAAGCTGTACTGGTGCCGTTTTGGCTCACTCCAAACGATATGTAACGCGTGCTGCCGGTTCCAACTAAATTCAATCGATAGTATTGATACGAGGAACCGGTCGGTCCAACAGACATGATACGGGGATTATGGTCACCCGCACCGGTAACTGAAATCCAAGCGCACAACGAAACCTTCGTTGTCGAAAAACCGGACCCAACTGTGTTGTACATCTGACTGGTATTACCGTTAAAGGTGTAACACTGATTAGCAGTGCCATAGCGATCTGCCGAAGCAGCTACATTGGAAGCAGTGAGCCTAACTGTCTGCCCTGTTGAATCGAAAGTATCGTTCATGCGATAAAACGCCATCAGGCCGTTTGTCGGTGAGTAACACTGATAGATTTCGCTTGCCGACAGGGCGCGGTTGTAGATTCGGATTTCGTCCATCCAACCGTCAAAGCGATCAAAACCGTTATCATTGTACCCAATCTGTAGCTTGGCGCTTGAGAACGAACCAAGTGTGGCTGAATAAGCCGCCGTGCTCGAAAGCTCTCCATTGATATAGAACTTCACCTGAGAACCGTTATAAGTCACCGCCACATGTGTCCAAGCCCCCCCTGTACTTAAGGATTGCGTGCTCGAAATGCCATTAAAAAACAGCGTCCTCGGATTGCCGATTCCGTTCAAACCAAATTCATACGGATGCGATGCTCCGAACGTCGGTCCAACTGCAATAAGTCGAGGACTATTGTCTCCGCGTCCATTTATCTGTATCCAGGCGCATAATGTGACATTGGATACCGAAAACGCTGAGCCAATATTCGCGCTCAGCCCACTGTTTGTGCCACTTAACACATAGCACCGATTTCCGACAGCAAA
The bacterium DNA segment above includes these coding regions:
- a CDS encoding choice-of-anchor D domain-containing protein, encoding MRVSIQVTIIFIALAVVLLSVLPANAQPTSGLLAYYPFTGNANDASGNGVNLTAQSGATLTSDRFAVGNRCYVLSGTNSGLSANIGSAFSVSNVTLCAWIQINGRGDNSPRLIAVGPTFGASHPYEFGLNGIGNPRTLFFNGISSTQSLSTGGAWTHVAVTYNGSQVKFYINGELSSTAAYSATLGSFSSAKLQIGYNDNGFDRFDGWMDEIRIYNRALSASEIYQCYSPTNGLMAFYRMNDTFDSTGQTVRLTASNVAASADRYGTANQCYTFNGNTSQMYNTVGSGFSTTKVSLCAWISVTGAGDHNPRIMSVGPTGSSYQYYRLNLVGTGSTRYISFGVSQNGTSTAFQHNSTGTIPTNGSWHFVVATYDGAQVKLYIDGALSGTHSQTAALGSFSNTARLQIGYSDNGYDRFAGKIDDVRLYNRALTESEVSSLYTPPSLRVTYNGNTITPPLNFGVYPIGETSQRVIRLQNNGGNTLTISNPSITGDFSMTVLPSSLAPNEMRDITITFQPSAPGTRNGTLSFTHNADGSPYSLSLTGTGGVLTLTSHNGGVSVAAGSTSNITWTSQGLSGYVMIYLNTNYPNGSWTSLARGNLNGQYAWIPSSGQITTNARIRVAKGGDETTFNDVSDVNFSIVESGGPQLSVTSNGYSITPPIDFGLVSLSQTYQQVVRLSNTGTSALTITNPSITGDYAMSSVPSSIAAGAYSNVTLTFAPTAAGTRTGTFSFSHNAPNSPYSVSLTGNAGVITLSSPNGGETAPVGVATNVNWTCDGLTGSAVISINTYYPSGDWVNLNSQPIPITNGTWSWTPTSDQISSSVRIRVSRMDDGSRFSDVSNANFSVVASAPVDITNNGNSVNDSLDFGEVPVDPGSAIDEPASSELVVRITNILPFPIPLTNPVISGDFSMSTLPAWLAPGAHCDVTLTFIPTDVGTRSGGFAFNYFTGYTPCSIILTGLGVTYTSGGIPVVGTGGAMLPWTPSLPSDPGTANLPPLSIVFPGASGVTPSSINVLYCATPPIPENPPFLPESSIERFWTIDQTGGSEFGADLTFRFTAAEDVNNLRSGLLAVARSTDEGATWMEYASGLSVTPIGGAFEVLVPNVNEFSSWALGSVTILPVELASFNAVTGDGRIILNWRTESERNNAHFNIYRSTFANERGELITRVFGHGNSSTRIDYTYTDERVINGTTYFYRIADVSLDGIEHMNHFVVSETPAMQAFGEIPIMYTLDQNYPNPFNPKTCISYGIQKEGHVRLFVYNLMGQEVARLVDEYQTPNMYQVEFTAAHLPTGTYYYSLTTDGFSSVKKMVLMK